In one Candidatus Nanopelagicus limnes genomic region, the following are encoded:
- a CDS encoding 5'-3' exonuclease translates to MTLMLLDSASLWYRAYFGMPDTLVSPSGMPVNAIRGYLDMTSRLLIKYQPNRLVACLEGDWRPSWRVDLFPDYKLNRLDDTGAEEEPDTLGPQIPVLLDVLDALGIPMVGVDDYEADDLMATFSVKQNGPIRIVTGDRDLFQLVDDKRDVKVVYLAKGISNHDLVDLSWIAKKYEIPGDRYSLFAMIRGDSSDGLPGIRGIGEKGAATIANQFKTLPEVMSAAKSGDERLTPNLRKKLLESSDYALIAPKLVGCAMDVAIPEMKIDLPTKPVSYDKISALKDEFGLGASIDRIMAALGWV, encoded by the coding sequence ATGACCTTAATGCTTTTAGATAGTGCTTCCCTTTGGTATCGAGCATATTTTGGAATGCCAGACACTTTGGTATCACCATCTGGCATGCCTGTAAATGCTATTCGCGGATATTTAGATATGACATCGCGATTATTAATTAAATACCAGCCCAATCGATTAGTAGCGTGTTTAGAGGGAGATTGGCGTCCATCTTGGCGCGTGGATTTATTTCCTGATTATAAATTAAATCGCCTTGATGACACTGGAGCTGAAGAAGAGCCGGATACATTGGGTCCACAAATACCTGTGTTACTGGATGTTCTAGATGCTCTTGGTATTCCAATGGTAGGCGTTGATGATTATGAGGCTGATGACTTAATGGCCACTTTTAGCGTTAAACAAAATGGTCCTATCAGGATTGTGACTGGGGATCGTGATTTGTTTCAATTAGTTGATGATAAGCGTGATGTAAAAGTTGTTTATTTGGCAAAAGGTATTTCAAACCATGATTTAGTTGACTTGAGTTGGATCGCGAAGAAGTATGAAATTCCTGGGGATCGATACTCTTTGTTTGCAATGATTCGAGGTGATTCATCTGATGGTTTGCCCGGTATTCGTGGCATCGGTGAAAAAGGTGCTGCCACGATCGCTAATCAATTCAAAACCCTGCCAGAAGTTATGTCAGCTGCGAAGTCTGGTGATGAACGATTAACTCCCAATCTTCGCAAAAAATTATTAGAAAGTTCAGATTATGCGCTCATTGCCCCAAAACTAGTTGGTTGTGCAATGGATGTGGCAATCCCCGAGATGAAGATAGATCTTCCTACTAAACCAGTGTCATATGACAAAATTTCAGCTTTAAAAGATGAGTTTGGATTAGGTGCAAGTATTGATCGAATTATGGCTGCTTTGGGTTGGGTATAA
- a CDS encoding DEAD/DEAH box helicase, whose protein sequence is MTLSPAESYALHKSKGRYPKTQKFSESFPFELDPFQIDACHALENGKGVLVAAPTGAGKTIIGEFAVDLVINSGGKCFYTTPIKALSNQKFTELCAKYGESKIGLLTGDISINSEAQIVIMTTEVLRNMIYSNSKTIDDLKYVVMDEVHYLADKFRGAVWEEILIHLSDAVQIISLSATVSNAEEFGEWLQTVRGETEVIVSEIRPVPLYQHVLFGNRLIDLFGENQKLNPELTRLERDSYRQVRGNWRDKPKGPKPLMRSEVIEKLDREGLLPAITFIFSRNNCDAAVRQCLAAGIKLTNTDERKIIRSVIAKNMKNLAEEDLVVLGYYEWADALERGIAAHHAGLLPAFKVTVEELFQQGLVKAVFATETLALGINMPARTVVLEKLSKWNGEGHVAISPGEYTQLTGRAGRRGIDIEGNAVILWNNDLDSTSVGGLASTRTYPLKSSFKPTYNMSINLISQFGSTRARTSLESSLAQFQADKAVVGLAKQIRKNEIARDDLFNQSKCDQGDFVEYSSMRAAIKKLETDSKRSKRKRHEIEEEIGSIRKRMKNHSCHGCPDRENHSRIAERAQRLQREIDGLEERINSRTNVIAKRFDRIKIILDKFGYINNDAIAQSGKMLAKIYGETDLLIAESIQAGVFNQLSPADLVAVISSCIYESRNEEAAKVPRGEVQNALAVISKIYGKIHEAESDLNLEPMRSPDFGFCWASHKWASGHSLTSILKGSDLTVGDFVRSMKQIIDLLRQLRSAAPDLQVVIDQALGKIDRGVIAYAGAAV, encoded by the coding sequence ATGACTCTTTCTCCTGCTGAAAGCTACGCATTGCACAAATCCAAAGGTAGGTATCCTAAGACGCAGAAGTTTTCTGAAAGTTTTCCATTCGAGTTAGATCCTTTCCAAATAGATGCTTGCCATGCATTAGAAAATGGAAAAGGGGTGCTAGTCGCTGCTCCCACTGGAGCTGGTAAGACAATTATTGGTGAATTTGCAGTAGACCTAGTTATCAACTCAGGCGGAAAATGTTTTTATACAACACCAATTAAGGCTCTAAGTAATCAGAAATTCACAGAATTATGCGCGAAATATGGTGAATCGAAAATTGGATTACTCACTGGTGACATCTCAATAAATTCTGAAGCTCAGATCGTGATCATGACTACAGAAGTGTTAAGAAACATGATCTATTCCAATTCGAAAACTATAGATGATCTTAAATATGTAGTGATGGATGAGGTTCATTATCTAGCAGATAAGTTCAGGGGAGCGGTTTGGGAAGAAATTCTGATCCATTTATCTGATGCCGTTCAAATAATTTCCCTTTCCGCAACAGTATCAAATGCCGAAGAATTTGGTGAGTGGCTTCAAACAGTTCGCGGTGAAACCGAGGTGATTGTTAGTGAAATCCGACCTGTTCCGCTATATCAACATGTTTTGTTTGGTAATCGTTTAATTGATCTATTTGGCGAAAATCAAAAACTAAATCCAGAATTGACCAGACTTGAACGAGATTCTTATCGTCAAGTACGTGGTAATTGGCGGGATAAACCTAAGGGACCTAAGCCTCTAATGCGCTCAGAGGTTATCGAGAAATTAGATCGGGAAGGATTGCTTCCAGCAATTACCTTCATTTTCTCCAGGAATAACTGTGATGCAGCAGTCCGTCAATGTTTAGCAGCTGGAATAAAGCTAACTAATACTGATGAACGCAAGATTATTCGAAGCGTCATAGCCAAGAATATGAAAAATTTGGCCGAAGAAGATTTAGTTGTACTTGGGTATTACGAATGGGCAGATGCTTTAGAGCGTGGAATAGCTGCGCATCATGCAGGTTTATTGCCAGCGTTCAAAGTAACTGTTGAGGAGTTGTTCCAACAAGGATTAGTTAAGGCAGTTTTCGCTACTGAAACATTAGCTCTAGGCATAAATATGCCAGCACGAACAGTTGTGCTTGAAAAACTCAGTAAATGGAATGGTGAAGGTCATGTGGCAATCTCTCCAGGTGAATACACGCAGTTAACGGGCAGAGCTGGACGTCGTGGAATAGACATCGAAGGTAATGCGGTAATACTTTGGAATAATGATTTAGATTCAACTTCGGTTGGTGGCTTAGCTTCCACGAGAACATATCCACTTAAAAGCTCCTTTAAACCAACATACAACATGAGTATTAACCTAATCTCACAATTTGGTTCAACACGTGCTAGAACTTCACTTGAATCTTCATTAGCGCAGTTCCAAGCAGATAAAGCAGTGGTGGGATTGGCTAAACAGATTAGGAAAAATGAAATTGCACGTGATGATCTATTCAATCAATCTAAATGTGACCAAGGAGATTTCGTTGAGTATTCCAGTATGCGAGCAGCCATCAAGAAATTAGAAACTGATAGTAAACGGAGTAAAAGAAAACGACATGAAATAGAGGAAGAGATAGGCAGTATTCGCAAACGCATGAAGAATCATTCATGCCATGGTTGTCCAGATCGTGAGAATCATTCAAGAATTGCCGAAAGGGCACAACGATTACAGCGTGAAATTGACGGATTAGAAGAACGCATCAACTCTCGCACAAATGTAATTGCTAAACGTTTTGATCGAATTAAGATCATACTGGATAAGTTCGGTTATATAAATAATGATGCAATAGCTCAATCTGGGAAAATGCTAGCAAAAATATATGGCGAAACTGATCTTTTGATAGCGGAATCCATCCAGGCAGGTGTATTTAATCAATTATCTCCAGCAGATTTAGTGGCAGTTATATCTAGTTGTATTTATGAATCAAGAAATGAAGAAGCAGCTAAAGTGCCACGCGGGGAAGTTCAGAATGCATTGGCTGTAATTTCAAAAATTTATGGCAAAATTCATGAAGCAGAGAGTGATTTGAATTTAGAACCTATGCGTTCACCAGATTTCGGTTTTTGTTGGGCATCTCATAAATGGGCCAGCGGTCATTCTCTAACTTCTATATTAAAAGGAAGTGACCTGACAGTTGGGGATTTTGTTCGATCAATGAAACAAATCATAGATTTACTTAGGCAGTTAAGATCTGCAGCACCAGATCTTCAGGTTGTTATCGACCAGGCTTTAGGAAAAATTGATCGTGGCGTCATCGCTTACGCTGGAGCGGCCGTATGA
- a CDS encoding diacylglycerol/lipid kinase family protein: MWLLVLNSKAGKGKATNLCRSLEVLLKNNNLPYEIISKSNPEDTSTELRLKISEGRFERVVAIGGDGLVNLCLQEVAERDIALAVIPAGTGNDFARAVGSHKKSVAEIFNAVLSHEPSAIDLGLITGDFGKRWFVQVLSTGFDALVNKLANRISWPRGQIKYTLATIFTLARFKPSEYEITIDDKQFKQDFMLLSVANGETYGGGMRICPNASNSDGIFDILLVHPVSKIVLLTIFPKVFAGKHIPHPRIEIIKGRKVQLSANASAFADGEFVSTLPIKIENIPNALKTWQI; this comes from the coding sequence ATGTGGTTATTAGTATTAAATTCAAAAGCAGGTAAAGGTAAAGCTACTAATCTATGTAGAAGTCTAGAAGTACTTCTTAAGAACAACAATCTGCCATATGAAATAATTAGTAAATCCAACCCTGAAGATACGTCGACAGAACTTCGATTAAAAATATCCGAAGGTAGATTTGAAAGGGTTGTTGCTATTGGGGGCGATGGTTTGGTGAATTTATGCCTTCAGGAGGTTGCAGAACGAGATATCGCTTTGGCAGTAATTCCTGCTGGTACTGGCAATGATTTCGCAAGAGCTGTCGGTTCGCATAAGAAATCAGTCGCAGAGATATTCAACGCGGTTCTATCTCACGAACCTAGCGCAATTGATTTAGGGTTAATAACTGGAGATTTCGGCAAACGTTGGTTCGTGCAAGTATTAAGCACAGGTTTTGATGCTTTGGTTAATAAATTAGCCAATAGAATTTCTTGGCCTAGAGGACAAATAAAATACACATTAGCCACAATATTTACGCTAGCTAGGTTTAAACCAAGCGAGTATGAAATAACGATTGATGATAAGCAGTTCAAGCAAGATTTCATGTTGCTTTCTGTAGCCAATGGTGAAACTTATGGTGGAGGTATGCGAATATGTCCAAACGCTTCCAATTCCGATGGCATTTTCGATATTTTACTTGTTCATCCGGTTTCAAAAATAGTATTGCTCACCATATTCCCAAAGGTCTTTGCTGGTAAGCACATACCTCATCCAAGAATTGAAATAATTAAAGGTCGAAAAGTTCAACTTTCTGCAAACGCATCAGCCTTTGCGGATGGTGAATTCGTTTCAACACTTCCAATAAAGATTGAGAATATTCCGAATGCACTCAAAACTTGGCAAATATAA
- the tatC gene encoding twin-arginine translocase subunit TatC → MSKQRGGKMPLLDHLREFRNRMMKALLGIVLAAIVGWYFYQSIIRLLTLPFCDLGTNSVPSDGKCGDLYVNGILGPFNLQVKISLLSGVILAAPIWIYQLWSFITPALHRKEKRIAVIFSLIATPLFATGALLAYLILPHAVDVLLGFTPDNLGNLVRFDEYLDFVLRLILIFGIAFVLPLFLVALNLLGVVSGRSILKPWRTAVFLCFVFTAAFTPTPDPITMTLLAIPLCLIYFLSGLFALLTDRRRFKNTNTSLEALPIDKPESI, encoded by the coding sequence GTGAGTAAGCAGCGTGGCGGCAAAATGCCACTGCTAGATCATCTTCGCGAGTTTCGCAATCGCATGATGAAAGCTTTACTTGGAATCGTTCTAGCAGCGATTGTTGGTTGGTATTTTTATCAGTCCATAATTCGATTATTAACACTTCCTTTTTGCGATTTAGGGACCAATAGCGTTCCCTCAGATGGTAAATGTGGTGATTTGTATGTGAATGGAATTCTTGGACCGTTTAATCTCCAAGTGAAGATCTCTCTGCTAAGTGGAGTGATTTTGGCGGCTCCGATTTGGATTTATCAATTATGGTCTTTTATCACGCCTGCTTTACATCGAAAAGAAAAAAGAATTGCAGTAATTTTCTCATTAATAGCTACGCCGCTATTCGCTACAGGCGCTCTATTGGCATATTTGATTTTGCCTCATGCAGTTGATGTGCTTCTTGGGTTTACGCCCGATAACCTTGGAAATCTTGTTAGATTTGATGAATATCTTGATTTCGTGTTGCGTTTAATTCTTATTTTCGGCATTGCTTTTGTGCTACCACTGTTCTTGGTTGCATTAAATCTACTAGGAGTTGTATCAGGTAGATCTATTCTTAAGCCTTGGCGAACTGCGGTTTTTCTCTGTTTTGTCTTTACAGCAGCCTTTACGCCAACTCCTGATCCGATAACTATGACACTGCTTGCAATTCCCTTGTGCCTTATATATTTTCTAAGCGGGTTATTTGCTTTGCTTACTGATAGAAGAAGGTTTAAGAATACAAATACTAGCCTTGAAGCCTTACCAATAGACAAACCAGAATCAATTTAA
- the tatA gene encoding Sec-independent protein translocase subunit TatA, translating to MNSLKPWHLLVLAIVFLILFGSKRLPDSARSLGRSLRIFKSEVQEMNKDDSKEDKKTDPSSEK from the coding sequence ATGAATTCACTTAAACCATGGCATTTATTAGTACTAGCAATCGTTTTTTTGATCCTTTTCGGTTCAAAACGTTTGCCAGATTCTGCTCGTTCACTTGGAAGATCTCTTCGTATTTTTAAGAGCGAAGTTCAAGAGATGAACAAAGATGATTCAAAAGAGGATAAAAAAACAGATCCAAGTTCTGAAAAGTAG